Proteins found in one Amycolatopsis aidingensis genomic segment:
- the yaaA gene encoding peroxide stress protein YaaA, whose protein sequence is MLVLLPPSETKAPGGDGPPLDLDALSFSALNPVRAKLADALVDLATDVPASLRALKLSERQRDEVTRNAELWSAPTLPALRRYTGVLYDALDVPGLRRAELAKAGRRLAVASALFGVLRGTDRIPAYRLSGGSALPAVGPLGGFWRPVLEPVLAAEPGLVVDLRSGPYAALARVPGAVTVRVVSTDAQGRRTTVSHHNKAYKGRLARVLATLPREPSTVDSLVRAVAKAGLPIDRVGEHELELTADPDSQVNRRVCRSRNRVCSPWPTRLPRRPTR, encoded by the coding sequence CGCTGTCCTTTTCGGCGCTGAACCCGGTACGTGCCAAGCTGGCCGACGCGCTGGTCGATCTGGCCACCGACGTACCGGCTAGCCTGCGTGCGCTCAAACTGTCCGAACGGCAGCGGGACGAGGTGACCCGCAACGCCGAGTTATGGTCCGCGCCGACCCTGCCCGCGCTGCGGCGCTACACCGGCGTGCTCTACGACGCGCTGGACGTGCCCGGCCTGCGCAGGGCCGAGCTGGCGAAGGCGGGCAGGCGGCTGGCGGTCGCCTCGGCGTTGTTCGGGGTGCTGCGCGGTACCGACCGGATCCCGGCCTACCGGCTCTCCGGCGGCAGCGCCCTGCCCGCCGTGGGTCCGCTCGGCGGGTTCTGGCGCCCGGTGTTGGAGCCGGTGCTGGCGGCGGAACCGGGCCTGGTGGTGGATCTGCGGTCCGGGCCGTACGCCGCGCTGGCCAGGGTCCCCGGCGCCGTGACGGTCCGGGTGGTCAGCACGGACGCCCAGGGCAGGCGCACGACCGTCAGCCACCACAACAAGGCATACAAGGGCAGGCTGGCCAGGGTGCTGGCGACCCTTCCGCGTGAACCGTCCACCGTGGACTCACTCGTCCGCGCGGTGGCCAAGGCCGGACTCCCGATCGACCGGGTGGGCGAGCACGAGCTCGAGCTGACCGCCGACCCTGACTCGCAGGTCAACCGGCGTGTTTGCCGTTCCCGTAACCGGGTTTGCTCCCCATGGCCAACACGGTTACCTAGACGGCCAACACGGTGA